One Dreissena polymorpha isolate Duluth1 chromosome 9, UMN_Dpol_1.0, whole genome shotgun sequence genomic window carries:
- the LOC127844900 gene encoding baculoviral IAP repeat-containing protein 7-A-like, with translation MWTSSQKSLIAPFVVTPYQKRINRKNTEWSTYSRHGTNQSCKHGKVQQPLTRIVITFSQGQVVGVNRAEAISRIMGNFKDCEAIFMSKVGVYLLFEIPQSIKDMKTRGLFKQQGLFDDINSTEFIIWRQNGSGYLISQDNADSSVSFKRLRAYLGDFRNSICVQFHDLKGEEPVKSLDAAPEIPLPLHQRLFPNERKQYVWTTYPGISKERLDSEKAEIVTSGSSFDARTIQVKREEDSSHNNVANSLADSAKNIPESLSDNRGYISKVIVGSPSNINVSRYVSHSEQWPTHSQDVRKPPRYPRYTIERNRVESFSHWPHDKPTPKECVESGFFYTDDGDMIRCFQCGIGLKDFSTEDKPMNEHIKHSGTCQYLLNLFGAEELKYKRDQLETIDPDNIRCRQYAEFQRNRGTVSGNRTDRNPEYKTFESRIVSYESSNFRCAKRPYQLAEAGFFYTGVGDHVRCFSCNGGLRNWEINDDPWTEHCKWFPACKFANETKGETFIEHIQQMDKPATAMMNSAASSSATTYPINRDQDLVAIKIACIEEMGFGEDVFDKAVYQLKREGYNHPQIDDVINRIALIQTEMNRTVAESSNTSEAIQEENQRLKSMLICCKCSTRNTNALFLPCAHHVMCMECASDVIRCPVCNRGISDTVRTYMG, from the exons ATGTGGACATCTTCGCAAAAATCATTGATTGCTCCCTTTGTTGTCACCCCCTATCAAAAAAGAATTAACAGAAAAAATACAGAATGGTCTACGTATTCTCGCCATGGAACAAACCAGTCGTGCAAACATGGCAAAGTTCAGCAGCCATTAACGCGTATTGTTATTACCTTTTCGCAAGGTCAAGTTGTTGGTGTGAATCGTGCAGAAGCTATTTCACGTATAATGGGTAATTTTAAAGACTGTGAAGCAATATTTATGTCCAAAGTTGGTGTGTATTTGTTGTTTGAAATTCCACAATCCATCAAGGACATGAAAACCAGAGGCCTGTTTAAACAACAAGGCCTTTTTGACGATATAAATTCGACAGAGTTTATCATTTGGCGACAAAATGGATCAGGTTATTTAATTTCTCAAGATAACGCAGACAGTTCTGTTTCATTCAAACGTTTACGAGCATATCTCGGCGATTTTCGAAATTCTATCTGTGTACAGTTTCACGATTTGAAAGGGGAGGAGCCTGTTAAATCGTTAGATGCCGCTCCCGAAATACCGTTGCCGTTGCATCAGCGTCTGTTTCCGAATGAACGAAAACAATACGTTTGGACAACATACCCGGGAATCTCAAAGGAAAGACTTGACAGCGAGAAAGCTGAAATTGTAACATCAGGAAGTAGTTTTGATGCGCGCACAATACAAGTCAAAAGGGAAGAAGATAGCTCGCATAACAACGTTGCTAATTCTCTAGCCGATTCGGCAAAGAACATACCGGAATCATTATCAGATAACAGAGGTTATATTAGTAAAGTTATCGTGGGCTCGCCGTCCAATATAAATGTCTCGCGATATGTGTCTCATAGTGAACAATGGCCCACACATTCACAGGATGTCAGAAAGCCTCCACGATACCCGCGGTATACTATAGAACGAAATCGGGTTGAGTCCTTCTCCCATTGGCCACATGATAAACCTACGCCAAAGGAATGTGTCGAGTCTGGCTTCTTTTATACTG ACGATGGTGATATGATAAGGTGTTTCCAATGCGGCATTGGTCTGAAAGACTTTAGTACTGAGGACAAACCCATGAATGAACACATTAAGCATTCAGGAACGTGTCAATATCTTCTTAATCTGTTTGGAGCGGAGGAGCTAAAATATAAACGG GATCAATTAGAAACCATCGACCCAGATAATATACGGTGTCGCCAATATGCAGAATTCCAAAGGAATCGAGGAACAGTTT CCGGAAATCGGACCGATAGAAATCCTGAGTACAAAACATTTGAGTCACGAATTGTATCCTATGAGAGCTCCAACTTCCGTTGTGCTAAAAGACCATATCAATTAGCTGAAGCCGGTTTTTTCTACACAG GCGTTGGGGACCACGTTAGGTGTTTTTCTTGTAATGGGGGATTACGAAACTGGGAGATCAATGACGATCCGTGGACTGAACATTGCAAATGGTTTCCTGCGTGCAAATTTGCAAACGAAACTAAAGGGGAGACCTTCATTGAGCACATTCAGCAGATGGACAAACCTGCAACGGCAATGATG AATTCTGCAGCAAGTTCATCCGCTACAACTTACCCCATAAATCGCGATCAGGACCTTGTTGCCATAAAGATCGCGTGCATAGAAGAAATGGGATTCGGCGAAGATGTTTTCGATAAAGCAGTCTATCAATTGAAGCGTGAAG GATATAATCACCCTCAAATAGATGACGTCATAAATCGTATTGCTTTGATTCAAACTGAAATGAACCGGACTGTTGCTGAAAGTTCGAATACATCCG AGGCAATACAAGAAGAAAATCAACGTCTAAAGAGCATGCTGATATGCTGCAAATGTTCCACAAGAAACACCAATGCGTTGTTTCTCCCATGCGCCCATCACGTGATGTGCATGGAATGTGCAAGTGATGTGATCAGATGTCCTGTTTGTAACAGGGGCATTAGTGATACCGTCAGGACCTACATGGGATAA